A portion of the Candidatus Eisenbacteria bacterium genome contains these proteins:
- a CDS encoding tetratricopeptide repeat protein produces the protein MDQAFPISIREGALAPGTSREESLALAEHLVRGDAGAAQILQAARIFSVEGHRERAVETLRQGILAHPRDVELLTLLGDLLSRAGAFEEADLYFQKARELGPQFVDGWFRGALHHARQGRAEEALHAYEAVVRLDPSHVRAWVNLGLVRADRGDREGAHAALSRAVTLDPACAEAHSNLGVLYAEAGMRAEAIEEFRRAVKLQPESSEAHFNLGWALLAEDDVEQAEAMLVASVRLDAANAESLYALALLHLRIGNNARAVTELKQAIERRPSDPRFHYHLGVAYNNQDAADQAILALEEAVRLRPDDPRVHRLLGVAYDKKELPVRAREAYRRAAALNG, from the coding sequence GTGGATCAGGCCTTTCCGATCTCCATTCGTGAAGGCGCGCTCGCGCCGGGCACGTCGCGCGAGGAGAGCCTCGCCCTGGCCGAGCACCTCGTGCGCGGGGACGCGGGCGCCGCGCAGATCCTCCAGGCCGCCCGGATCTTCTCCGTCGAGGGACACCGCGAGCGCGCCGTCGAGACGCTCCGCCAGGGCATCCTCGCGCACCCTCGCGACGTCGAGCTCCTCACGCTCCTCGGCGATCTCCTCTCGCGCGCCGGCGCGTTCGAGGAAGCCGATCTCTACTTCCAGAAGGCACGCGAGCTCGGCCCTCAGTTCGTGGACGGCTGGTTTCGCGGCGCGCTCCACCACGCGCGCCAGGGGCGCGCCGAGGAGGCCCTTCACGCCTACGAAGCGGTCGTCCGGCTCGATCCCTCCCACGTCCGCGCCTGGGTGAACCTGGGGCTCGTGCGAGCCGATCGAGGCGATCGCGAGGGGGCGCACGCGGCCCTGAGCCGCGCCGTGACGCTGGATCCCGCATGCGCCGAGGCGCACTCGAACCTGGGCGTCCTCTACGCCGAGGCGGGGATGAGGGCCGAGGCGATCGAGGAGTTCCGCCGCGCGGTGAAGCTCCAGCCCGAGAGCTCCGAGGCGCACTTCAATCTCGGCTGGGCGCTCCTCGCCGAGGACGACGTGGAGCAGGCCGAGGCGATGCTCGTGGCGTCCGTTCGCCTCGACGCGGCCAACGCCGAGAGCCTCTACGCGCTCGCGCTCCTCCACCTCCGCATCGGGAACAACGCGCGCGCCGTGACCGAGCTGAAGCAGGCCATCGAGCGGCGACCGTCGGACCCCCGGTTCCACTACCACCTGGGTGTCGCCTACAACAATCAGGACGCGGCGGACCAGGCGATCCTGGCCCTCGAGGAGGCGGTGCGGCTCCGCCCGGACGACCCGCGCGTCCACCGTCTCCTCGGCGTCGCGTACGACAAGAAGGAGCTCCCGGTCCGCGCGCGCGAGGCGTACCGCCGCGCGGCCGCGCTGAACGGCTGA